One stretch of Hevea brasiliensis isolate MT/VB/25A 57/8 chromosome 12, ASM3005281v1, whole genome shotgun sequence DNA includes these proteins:
- the LOC110635023 gene encoding CBL-interacting serine/threonine-protein kinase 10, translating to MENKPSILTQKYEIGRLLGQGTFAKVYYARSIRTYQSVAIKVIDKEKILRVALVDQIKREISVMRIVRHPNIVQLYEVMATKSKIYFVMEYCKGGELFNKVAKGKLKEDVACKYFQQLINAVDFCHSRGVYHRDIKPENLLLDENENLKISDFGLSALAESKHQDGLLHTTCGTPAYVAPEVINRKGYDGAKADIWSCGVVLFVLLAGYLPFHDSNLMEMYRKIGKAEFKCPNWFPQEARRLLFKMLDPSPTTRISMDKIKESSWYRKGLNSKQKKTETESQDVLDRNGSGPSENSSMSLEAKHESVEPPKLNAFDIISLSAGFNLSGLFDENSQLREARFTSVQPASVIISKLEDVAKRLRLKIMKKEAGLLKMEGLQEGRKGPLSIDAEIFEVTPNFYLVEVKKSSGDTMEYQKVLKEDIKPALQDIVWVWQSEQLQQPQQQQQEQETTLAAAAAMT from the coding sequence ATGGAAAATAAACCCAGTATCTTGACACAAAAATATGAGATAGGGAGATTGCTTGGCCAAGGCACCTTTGCAAAGGTTTATTATGCAAGGAGTATCAGAACGTATCAAAGTGTGGCAATTAAGGTGATTGACAAAGAGAAGATTTTAAGGGTAGCGCTTGTTGATCAGATCAAGAGGGAAATATCTGTGATGAGAATTGTTAGACACCCTAATATTGTGCAGCTTTATGAGGTCATGGCAACCAAAAGTAAGATTTACTTTGTAATGGAGTATTGTAAAGGTGGTGAACTCTTTAACAAGGTTGCTAAAGGAAAGCTAAAGGAGGATGTTGCATGCAAGTATTTTCAACAGTTGATCAATGCAGTTGATTTCTGCCACAGCAGGGGTGTTTATCATCGAGACATTAAGCCAGAAAACCTATTGTTGGATGAGAATGAGAATCTAAAGATAAGTGACTTTGGGTTAAGTGCACTTGCTGAATCCAAACACCAAGATGGACTACTCCATACAACTTGTGGGACACCTGCATACGTAGCTCCGGAAGTGATCAACAGGAAAGGCTATGATGGGGCGAAAGCTGATATATGGTCTTGTGGTGTGGTTTTATTTGTTCTACTGGCAGGTTATCTTCCATTTCATGATTCAAACTTGATGGAGATGTACAGAAAAATTGGCAAAGCTGAGTTCAAATGCCCTAATTGGTTTCCTCAAGAAGCTCGTAGGCTGCTGTTTAAGATGCTTGATCCAAGCCCCACTACTAGGATTTCCATGGATAAGATAAAAGAAAGTTCTTGGTATAGAAAAGGATTGAACTCTAAACAGAAGAAAACTGAAACAGAAAGTCAGGATGTTTTGGACAGGAATGGTTCTGGCCCTTCTGAGAATAGCAGCATGTCTTTGGAGGCAAAGCATGAGTCAGTCGAACCTCCAAAGTTAAATGCTTTTGATATCATTTCTCTTTCAGCTGGGTTTAATCTCTCTGGATTATTTGATGAAAATTCTCAACTGAGAGAAGCAAGATTTACTTCTGTGCAACCTGCATCGGTCATCATATCTAAACTTGAAGATGTTGCCAAGCGTCTAAGGCTGAAGATCATGAAGAAGGAAGCAGGTTTGCTGAAAATGGAAGGACTACAGGAGGGTAGAAAAGGGCCCTTATCCATTGATGCAGAGATCTTTGAGGTCACTCCGAATTTTTATTTGGTAGAGGTGAAGAAATCTAGCGGAGATACAATGGAATATCAGAAGGTATTGAAAGAGGATATAAAGCCTGCTCTCCAAGATATTGTTTGGGTTTGGCAAAGCGAGCAACTACAGCAGCCCCAGCAGCAGCAACAAGAACAAGAAACTACATTAGCAGCAGCTGCAGCAATGACATAG